One region of Cucurbita pepo subsp. pepo cultivar mu-cu-16 chromosome LG03, ASM280686v2, whole genome shotgun sequence genomic DNA includes:
- the LOC111791252 gene encoding uncharacterized protein LOC111791252, whose translation MGKSEEEQPLPVGVSSSELSDWTVQSRCGGGGCFAIRRLIAVRCVFFLLLSAAVFLSALFWLPPFLSYGDWPDQAADFTYRDHEIVACFRARKPVPFLKNHIFELEDNIFGEIPVPFVKVAVLSLQSLGGSNVTDIIFSVDPDAKYSKIPPTSQSLIKETFETLVINDPPLRLNASLFGNTSLFEVLKFPGGITIIPPQSAFLLQTAQIYFNFTLNYSIFQIQVNFDDLTSQLRSGLRLSRYENLYVSLSNERGSTMQAPTIVQSSVLMAIGTNSSNQRLKQLAQTITNSHSGNLGLNNTVFGKVKQVRLSSVLNHSLSGGQARSPSPAPLPHPHPHHHHHHHHHQHHHHHHHHHHHHHHHHHHHHHHHQHHHQDAAYSPSPVTEEHKHAPKNGISSAPEAGSSPVESPASKKRNYKATPPGFRYGYKGLSTKVRKRSHLGSIPSPSSPPSSPYLRVGLPAPVTVSISASSPLPGVALSNVQPPEKGDRSAPSVLPPQFSFSVGVRVHTIRWTLALFLVVWHV comes from the exons ATGGGAAAGAGCGAGGAAGAACAGCCGCTGCCGGTTGGAGTGAGCTCCTCTGAGCTTTCTGATTGGACTGTACAGAGTAGATGTGGCGGCGGTGGGTGCTTTGCGATTCGTAGACTGATTGCTGTGAGATGTGTCTTCTTCCTGTTACTGTCGGCGGCTGTGTTTCTTTCTGCTCTTTTTTGGCTGCCGCCGTTCCTTTCATACGGAGATTGGCCGGATCAGGCGGCTGATTTTACTTATAGAG ATCATGAAATAGTAGCGTGTTTTCGTGCTCGGAAGCCAGTTCCTTTTCTGAAAAACCATATTTTTGAGCTTGAAGATAACATTTTTGGAGAAATTCCTGTTCCTTTTGTCAAG GTGGCTGTCCTCTCGCTACAATCATTAGGCGGATCGAACGTAACAGATATCATTTTCTCCGTAGATCCTGATGCTAAGTATTCAAAAATTCCCCCAACTTCTCAAAGTTTAATCAAGGAAACGTTTGAAACATTGGTTATAAACGATCCTCCTCTCCGATTGAACGCATCGTTATTCGGCAATACTTCGTTGTTCGAGGTGTTGAAATTTCCTGGTGGGATAACCATTATTCCTCCTCAGAGTGCATTTCTTCTGCAGACAGCACAgatctatttcaattttacgTTGAATTATTCTatctttcaaattcaagtgAATTTCGATGATCTTACCAGCCAGCTGAGGTCGGGATTACGACTATCTCGTTATGAG AATTTATATGTTAGCCTATCGAACGAACGAGGTTCGACAATGCAGGCTCCTACTATTGTTCAGTCGTCTGTTCTGATGGCTATTGGGACGAATTCGTCGAATCAAAGACTCAAACAGTTGGCTCAAACCATCACGAATTCTCATTCGGGAAATCTTGGCCTGAACAACACTGTTTTTGGCAAGGTCAAGCAGGTGCGTCTTTCGTCGGTCCTAAACCACTCTCTTAGTGGCGGTCAAGCACGGTCACCTTCACCTGCTCCTCTGCCTCATCCTCAcccccaccaccaccaccaccaccaccaccatcaacaccaccaccaccaccatcaccaccaccaccaccaccaccaccaccatcaccatcaccatcaccaccaccaacaCCACCACCAGGACGCTGCATATTCACCGAGTCCTGTAACAGAGGAGCACAAACATGCACCGAAAAATGGGATCTCATCCGCTCCTGAAGCTGGTTCATCCCCAGTGGAAAGTCCAGCTTCAAAGAAACGTAACTACAAAGCAACTCCACCTGGTTTTCGATATGGATATAAAGGGTTGTCAACAAAAGTCAGAAAACGATCTCATTTAGGCTCTATTCCGTCTCCAAGCAGCCCTCCATCGTCGCCATACTTACGAGTAGGCCTGCCAGCACCGGTCACGGTTTCCATATCTGCTTCAAGTCCACTGCCAGGGGTAGCTCTATCTAATGTACAGCCTCCAGAAAAAGGCGACAGAAGTGCCCCTTCAGTCTTGCCACCACAATTTTCTT TTTCTGTAGGTGTTCGTGTTCATACAATTCGATGGACACTCGCGCTGTTTCTTGTTGTATGGCATGTATAA
- the LOC111790415 gene encoding pentatricopeptide repeat-containing protein At1g80270, mitochondrial-like encodes MWALRRASTPLRNQGYRVRTSYVFGNLEIPYYWEGNIVGSGTTAAISDRCIYFERNGLATWQSSGLYISSHALSSQAGAENSEKEDDLEDGFSELEENKTADENEEDRTSGSEIDVDDDDDDDDDDVDDTQDAENISTKRAPSELFKAISSSPGLSVPSALDKWVSEGKELSRADISLAMLNLRRRRMFGKALQFSEWLEAKGQLDFIDRDYASRLDLIAKVRGPYKAESYIAQIPKSFQGEVIYRTLLANCVIANNVKKAEEVFNKMKDLEFPITTFACNQLLLLYKRLDKRKIADVLLLMEKENVKPSLFTYKILIDAKGVSNDMIGMEQVVDTMKAEGIELDVTALSILAKHYASCGLKDKAKAILKEMEDVNSKDSRWHCRISLPLYGELQMEDEVRRLWKICESNPRFEECMAAIVAWGKLKNVTEAEEIFHMVLKTWKKLSSKQYSTMLKVYTDNKMLKKGKELVKQMADSGCRVDPLTWDAVVKLYVEAGEVEKADSFLQKAVQKNQIKPLFTSYMIIMDQYASRGDVHNAEKIFHRMRLSGYVARFSQFQALIRAYVNAKAPAYGMKERMKADNVFPNKDLAGKLAQIDAFRRTAVSDLLD; translated from the exons ATGTGGGCTCTTCGTAGAGCTTCTACTCCCCTTAG GAATCAAGGGTATAGAGTAAGAACTTCATATGTCTTTGGAAATCTAGAGATACCATACTATTGGGAAGGAAATATAGTTGGTTCTGGTACCACCGCTGCTATATCTGATAGATGCATTTATTTTGAGAGAAATGGCCTTGCAACATGGCAGTCCTCTGGACTTTATATTAGTAGTCATGCTCTATCTTCACAAGCTGGTGCTGAGAACAGTGAAAAGGAAGATGACTTGGAAGATGGATTTTCTGAACTTGAAGAGAACAAGACAGctgatgaaaatgaagaggATCGAACCTCTGGATCGGAGAttgatgttgatgatgatgatgatgatgatgatgatgatgttgatgataCTCAAGATGCTGAAAATATATCTACAAAAAGGGCTCCTTCAGAGCTGTTCAAGGCAATTTCGAGTTCTCCAGGTTTATCTGTTCCTAGTGCACTTGATAAGTGGGTCAGTGAAGGAAAAGAACTAAGCCGAGCTGACATCTCTCTGGCCATGCTCAATCTTCGTAGACGACGAATGTTTGGGAAGGCTTTACAG TTTTCAGAGTGGTTGGAAGCAAAGGGACAACTCGATTTTATTGACAGAGATTATGCTTCTCGCCTCGACTTGATTGCAAAGGTACGGGGTCCCTATAAGGCAGAGAGTTACATCGCTCAAATTCCGAAGTCTTTCCAGGGGGAGGTGATATACCGAACTCTTTTGGCTAACTGTGTGATCGCCAACAACGTAAAAAAAGCAGAGGAAGTGTTTAACAAAATGAAGGACCTTGAATTCCCAATCACAACATTTGCTTGCAACCAGTTGCTTCTTCTTTACAAGAGGCTtgacaaaaggaaaatagcAGACGTTTTGTTGTtgatggagaaagaaaatgtcaaGCCTTCTCTGTTCACTTACAAAATCTTAATAGATGCTAAAGGCGTTTCAAATGACATGATAGGGATGGAACAAGTTGTTGATACAATGAAGGCTGAAGGAATTGAACTAGATGTTACTGCGCTTTCCATATTAGCAAAGCACTATGCTTCATGTGGGCTTAAAGACAAAGCCAAGGCCATTTTGAAGGAGATGGAAGATGTTAACTCCAAAGATTCTCGATGGCATTGCAGAATTTCACTTCCCCTTTATGGAGAACTGCAAATGGAAGATGAAGTGAGGAGGCTCTGGAAGATCTGTGAGTCGAATCCTCGTTTCGAAGAATGCATGGCTGCCATTGTTGCTTGGGGAAAGCTGAAGAACGTCACAGAAGCTGAGGAAATTTTTCAtatggttttaaaaacatgGAAGAAGCTTTCCTCAAAACAATATTCTACCATGTTGAAGGTTTATACAGACAATAAGATGCTGAAAAAGGGCAAGGAACTAGTCAAGCAGATGGCAGACAGCGGTTGCCGCGTCGATCCGTTGACATGGGATGCAGTTGTGAAGCTCTATGTGGAAGCTGGGGAGGTAGAAAAGGCGGACTCATTTTTGCAGAAGGCTGTTCAGAAAAACCAGATCAAGCCACTGTTTACCTCGTACATGATCATCATGGATCAGTATGCGAGTCGAGGCGATGTCCACAATGCAGAGAAAATCTTTCATAGGATGAGACTATCGGGTTATGTGGCTCGATTTAGCCAATTTCAAGCTTTAATACGGGCATATGTTAATGCCAAGGCTCCAGCATATGGTATGAAGGAGAGAATGAAGGCAGATAATGTATTTCCAAACAAAGATTTGGCAGGAAAATTAGCCCAAATTGATGCGTTCAGGAGGACAGCAGTGTCAGATTTGCTTGACTGA